A DNA window from Aureibaculum sp. 2308TA14-22 contains the following coding sequences:
- a CDS encoding carbon-nitrogen hydrolase family protein, whose translation MSSHLLKVGLAQIAPLWLDKEKTIEKIVATVKDAAKEKSELVVFGEALLPGYPFWLALTGGAEWNTKINKELHAHYANNAIQIEAGELDNICQLAKVNKIAIYLGIIERAKNRGGHSLYCSLVYINQQGKIQSVHRKLQPTYDERLTWAPGDGNGLQVHPLKKFTVGGLNCWENWMPLPRTALYGMGEDLHIAVWPGSDHNTKDITRFIARESRSYVISVSSLMTKNNFPKNTPHLDKILKKAPETLANGGSCIAGPDGEWLLEPVLHKEGLLVETLDFNRVLEERQNFDPVGHYSRPDVTKLIVNRERQQIIDIKD comes from the coding sequence ATGAGTTCGCATTTATTAAAAGTCGGTTTGGCACAAATTGCACCTTTATGGTTAGATAAAGAAAAAACTATTGAAAAAATAGTTGCTACCGTAAAAGATGCAGCCAAAGAGAAAAGTGAATTGGTTGTTTTTGGAGAAGCTTTATTACCTGGCTATCCCTTTTGGTTGGCATTGACTGGTGGTGCAGAGTGGAATACAAAAATAAACAAAGAGCTTCATGCTCACTACGCAAACAATGCAATTCAAATAGAAGCTGGTGAACTCGATAACATTTGCCAATTGGCTAAAGTAAATAAGATAGCAATCTATTTAGGTATCATTGAACGGGCAAAAAATAGGGGTGGGCACAGCTTATATTGTTCTCTAGTATATATCAATCAACAAGGAAAAATACAATCGGTACATAGAAAGTTACAGCCTACTTACGACGAGCGTTTAACATGGGCTCCTGGCGATGGTAATGGATTGCAAGTGCATCCGCTTAAAAAATTTACCGTTGGCGGGTTAAATTGTTGGGAAAATTGGATGCCTTTACCCAGAACGGCATTGTACGGAATGGGAGAAGACTTACATATTGCGGTTTGGCCCGGAAGCGATCATAACACCAAAGACATTACTCGGTTTATAGCAAGGGAGTCACGCTCTTATGTTATTTCGGTATCAAGTTTAATGACAAAAAACAACTTCCCTAAAAACACACCGCATTTAGATAAAATATTAAAAAAAGCACCTGAAACATTGGCCAATGGAGGTTCGTGTATTGCTGGACCGGACGGGGAATGGTTATTAGAACCTGTACTGCATAAAGAGGGGTTATTAGTTGAAACGTTAGATTTTAACCGTGTACTGGAAGAACGTCAAAATTTTGATCCCGTAGGGCATTATTCTAGACCCGATGTTACCAAGCTTATTGTAAACAGAGAACGGCAGCAAATAATTGATATTAAAGATTAG
- a CDS encoding pseudouridine synthase: protein MAKQNSSRGRHAKASSSDSKKKSTTVKKSFDKSKKFGGKSKPNPYRKDIRKDTPKQRLEEPTEIRLNKYISNSGICSRREADVFIKAGSATVNGKVITEMGYKVKPTDDVRFDGALINPEAKRYVLLNKPKNYITTMDDERGRKTVMELVGRATKERIYPVGRLDRNTTGLLLFTNDGEMAKKLTHPKHNVKKLYHASLDKKLALSDLQKISENFVLEGKMVFVDAISYIDNQPKTEVGIEIHSGRNRIVRKIFEHFDYKVIKLDRVIFAGMTKKNLPRGHWRHLTQQEVNNLKII, encoded by the coding sequence ATGGCAAAACAAAACTCGTCGAGAGGACGACACGCCAAAGCGTCTTCTTCAGATTCAAAAAAGAAATCTACAACAGTCAAAAAATCATTTGACAAAAGCAAAAAATTTGGAGGTAAAAGTAAACCAAACCCTTATAGAAAGGATATCCGAAAAGATACTCCTAAACAACGTTTGGAAGAGCCTACTGAAATCAGATTAAACAAATACATTTCCAACTCTGGAATCTGCTCGCGTAGAGAGGCTGATGTATTTATTAAAGCGGGTAGTGCAACCGTTAACGGAAAAGTAATTACCGAAATGGGCTACAAAGTAAAACCAACTGACGATGTTCGTTTTGACGGTGCACTTATAAACCCTGAAGCAAAACGCTATGTTTTACTGAATAAACCTAAGAATTATATTACCACAATGGATGATGAACGTGGCAGGAAAACGGTTATGGAATTGGTAGGCAGAGCAACGAAAGAACGTATCTATCCCGTAGGTAGGCTAGATAGAAACACTACTGGTTTATTGCTGTTTACCAATGATGGCGAAATGGCAAAAAAACTAACACACCCCAAGCACAATGTAAAAAAATTATACCATGCTTCTTTAGATAAAAAATTAGCATTGAGCGATTTACAAAAAATATCTGAAAATTTTGTACTAGAAGGTAAAATGGTTTTTGTGGATGCTATTTCGTATATAGATAATCAGCCCAAAACGGAAGTTGGTATAGAAATCCACTCAGGTAGAAACCGAATTGTGAGAAAAATATTTGAACATTTTGATTATAAAGTAATCAAATTAGACCGTGTTATTTTTGCAGGAATGACCAAGAAAAATCTACCTAGAGGACATTGGAGACACTTAACACAACAAGAAGTAAATAATTTAAAGATAATATAA
- the lpxB gene encoding lipid-A-disaccharide synthase, with amino-acid sequence MKYYILVGEASGDLHASNLMKALQKKDANAEFRFWGGDLMESVGGTLVKHYKERAFMGFAEVLMNLRKILGLISFCKKDIAEYQPDHIIFVDNSGFNLRIAKWAKKEGFRTNYYISPQVWASRASRVEAIKRDIDAMYVILPFEETFYKTYNYKVHFIGHPLIDAIADRTQVREKEFRKAHNIGEKPIIALLPGSRKQEITKMLSVMLSMVDRFKDYQFVIAGAPSQDYEFYKSFIKDSNVQFIPNKTYDLLSLSYAALVTSGTATLEAALFKVPQVVCYKASNISYQIAKRIITLKFISLVNLIMDCEVVTELIQYDFNTKNLEKELTKILDTKYREQLFLDYFELEKKLGGKGASEKAAELIYNSKS; translated from the coding sequence GTGAAATATTATATCCTTGTCGGCGAAGCCTCTGGCGATCTACACGCTTCAAACCTAATGAAAGCATTGCAAAAAAAAGATGCCAATGCAGAATTTAGGTTTTGGGGTGGCGACTTGATGGAATCCGTTGGCGGGACATTGGTAAAGCATTACAAAGAAAGGGCTTTTATGGGTTTTGCGGAAGTACTGATGAATCTTCGTAAAATTTTAGGGCTGATTTCTTTCTGTAAAAAAGATATTGCGGAATACCAACCTGACCATATTATTTTTGTGGACAATTCCGGATTTAACCTACGTATTGCTAAATGGGCAAAAAAAGAAGGTTTTAGAACTAACTATTATATCTCACCACAAGTTTGGGCATCACGAGCAAGTCGTGTTGAAGCGATAAAACGTGATATTGATGCCATGTACGTTATTTTACCTTTTGAAGAAACTTTTTACAAAACATACAATTATAAAGTACATTTTATAGGCCATCCACTTATTGATGCCATTGCGGACAGAACTCAAGTTCGCGAAAAGGAATTTAGAAAAGCACATAATATAGGTGAGAAACCAATTATAGCCCTGTTGCCTGGAAGTCGGAAACAAGAAATTACAAAAATGTTATCGGTAATGTTGAGTATGGTGGATAGGTTCAAAGATTATCAATTTGTTATTGCGGGTGCACCAAGTCAGGATTATGAGTTCTATAAGTCGTTTATCAAAGATTCCAATGTGCAATTTATACCCAATAAAACTTATGATTTACTTTCACTTTCGTATGCCGCATTGGTAACTTCTGGTACCGCAACGTTGGAAGCCGCCCTGTTTAAAGTACCGCAGGTAGTGTGCTATAAAGCTAGTAATATCTCCTATCAAATTGCAAAGCGAATTATTACGTTAAAATTTATTTCGCTTGTGAATTTAATTATGGATTGCGAAGTGGTTACAGAACTTATCCAGTACGATTTTAACACTAAAAACCTAGAAAAAGAACTGACTAAAATTCTAGACACCAAATACCGCGAACAACTCTTTTTAGACTATTTTGAATTGGAGAAAAAACTGGGTGGTAAAGGGGCGAGTGAAAAAGCTGCAGAGTTGATTTATAACTCTAAATCTTAG
- a CDS encoding MATE family efflux transporter: protein MQSKPKITFKYINKLALPALIAGIAEPLLSITDTAIVGNIDVNATEALAAVGIAGSFLSALIWILAQTRSAISAIIAQYFGANRLDEIQSLPTQIIAINLGLSALLYIISIAFVEFIFKLYNAEGLILNYTVSYYKIRAIGLPLTLFVFSIFGVFRGLQNTFWPMIISITGMLLNIGLDFILVFGIEGFIPAMHIEGAAYASVIAQVVMAIMALVLFLKKTPFRFKFQWPFNKEIKRLLLLSVNLFVRALSLNIAIYFANSYATAYGNNYIAAQTIAFQIWLFFAFFIDGYSSVANIVSGRLLGEKDYKSLWNLSIDLSKYAIIIAFILAIICFVFYIPIGNAFSNESQVLDTFYAVFWIVLLMQPLNAIAFVFDGLFKGLAEAVTLRNTLLIATFLGFIPVLLIGDYFGLKLYAIWIAFTVWMFLRMIILVVVFRRKYLVNTKI from the coding sequence GTGCAATCCAAACCTAAAATAACTTTTAAATATATTAATAAATTGGCTTTACCAGCATTGATAGCTGGCATTGCAGAGCCGTTACTTTCTATAACAGATACAGCGATAGTAGGCAACATTGATGTTAATGCTACTGAAGCCTTAGCAGCTGTTGGTATAGCAGGTTCATTTTTGTCAGCTTTAATTTGGATTTTAGCTCAAACACGTTCGGCAATTTCCGCAATTATTGCCCAATATTTTGGGGCAAACCGACTAGATGAAATACAATCTTTACCCACCCAAATTATTGCAATTAATTTAGGGTTAAGTGCTTTATTATATATTATATCAATAGCTTTTGTCGAGTTTATCTTTAAATTATATAATGCAGAAGGTTTGATTTTAAATTATACCGTTTCTTATTATAAAATAAGAGCTATTGGGCTACCATTAACACTCTTTGTTTTTTCTATTTTTGGCGTTTTTAGGGGCTTGCAAAACACATTCTGGCCAATGATAATTAGTATTACAGGGATGTTATTGAATATTGGTTTAGATTTTATTTTAGTGTTTGGTATTGAAGGTTTTATACCTGCCATGCATATCGAGGGAGCGGCTTATGCAAGTGTAATTGCTCAAGTGGTTATGGCGATAATGGCCTTAGTGCTATTCCTTAAAAAAACACCGTTTCGTTTTAAATTTCAATGGCCATTTAATAAAGAAATAAAACGATTATTATTGTTGAGTGTGAATTTATTTGTCAGAGCATTGTCCTTAAATATTGCTATTTATTTTGCCAATTCTTATGCAACTGCTTATGGTAATAATTATATAGCGGCACAAACCATTGCTTTTCAAATATGGCTGTTTTTTGCTTTTTTTATTGATGGTTATTCTAGTGTGGCCAATATTGTCTCTGGAAGGCTTTTGGGCGAAAAGGATTATAAAAGTTTATGGAATTTAAGTATAGACCTTAGTAAATATGCCATTATCATTGCTTTTATATTAGCTATAATTTGTTTTGTGTTTTATATCCCTATTGGAAATGCTTTTTCTAATGAAAGTCAGGTTTTAGATACTTTTTATGCTGTTTTTTGGATTGTGTTGTTAATGCAACCCTTAAATGCAATTGCTTTTGTTTTTGACGGTTTGTTTAAAGGTTTGGCAGAAGCTGTAACCTTACGGAATACGCTATTAATCGCCACTTTTTTAGGATTTATCCCCGTGTTATTAATAGGTGATTATTTTGGATTAAAACTTTACGCTATATGGATAGCCTTTACCGTTTGGATGTTTTTACGGATGATAATTCTAGTAGTAGTTTTTAGGAGGAAGTATTTAGTAAATACTAAGATTTAG
- a CDS encoding ComEC/Rec2 family competence protein, translating into MKILKYIPAQLVFFLVIGIILGYYLKLGLQPINTLLIIALLSLATSYFVSRKKGAHYYFTFSTYAVFILIGIASITFKNPRLKEKNYSKYVSKNINETVLVIDQILKSNSYYDNFIAKVVAVNNNKSQGKIKLNFAKDSTGNQFAVDDKILVFENFKEIDKPKNPYQFNYKNYLARQQVYHQMTIYDNSFIYLNKNRTSLKGLAHTFRQKINTALIKNGFKGDELAIINALLLGQRQEISKEIIENYQNAGAIHILAVSGLHVGIILLLLNFLFKPIEQFKNGKVIKLILIVLFLWAFAFIAGLSASVIRAVTMFTAVAIAMATKKEVSTYKTLLISIFFLLLFNPYYLFEVGFQLSYLAVFFIVWIQPQLYNLWQPKYKVVDYPWQLFTVSVAAQLGVLPLSLYYFHQFPGLFFVANLLIIPFLGLILGLGILVIILSLFDILPSFLASIYEYIINLLNTTVGWIGKQESFLFKDISFTIISAVLSYFVIIIFFKWFETKKQPLLKYVLIAVILFQSNLILEKYKTKTSSEFIVFNKPRHSVLAKRIGDNITINHNLDSISTNNAIKDYFIGTNSNINSIKNTIGNVHQINSQKLLVIDSLGIYEGLDFKPEIIWLRNSPKINLQRLIDQIKPKKIVADASNYKSHITHWQKTSKNNNISFHYTVKDGAFIEEL; encoded by the coding sequence TTGAAAATACTAAAATACATACCCGCACAACTTGTCTTTTTTCTGGTCATTGGAATCATTTTGGGGTATTATTTAAAACTCGGCCTTCAGCCAATAAATACTCTTCTGATAATTGCGTTACTGTCATTAGCAACATCATATTTTGTCTCAAGAAAAAAGGGGGCTCATTATTATTTTACATTTAGTACTTATGCTGTTTTTATATTGATTGGTATAGCTTCAATTACATTTAAGAATCCTCGGCTTAAGGAAAAAAACTATAGTAAATATGTGTCCAAAAATATTAACGAAACGGTTTTAGTTATTGATCAAATTCTAAAATCTAATTCTTATTATGACAATTTTATAGCAAAAGTTGTAGCCGTTAACAATAACAAATCACAAGGTAAAATAAAGCTAAATTTTGCAAAAGATTCCACAGGCAATCAATTCGCAGTTGATGACAAAATCCTTGTTTTTGAAAATTTTAAGGAAATAGATAAACCCAAAAATCCTTACCAGTTTAATTATAAAAACTATTTAGCAAGACAACAGGTTTACCATCAAATGACTATTTATGATAACTCATTCATATATTTAAACAAGAATAGGACATCATTAAAGGGATTAGCACATACTTTTAGGCAAAAGATAAATACAGCACTTATAAAAAATGGATTCAAAGGTGATGAACTAGCAATCATCAATGCATTATTGTTAGGGCAACGTCAAGAAATTTCAAAAGAAATCATAGAAAACTATCAAAATGCAGGTGCCATACATATTCTGGCAGTTTCTGGTTTACATGTTGGTATTATTTTATTACTACTCAACTTTTTGTTTAAACCAATAGAACAGTTCAAAAATGGAAAAGTTATTAAACTGATTCTAATAGTATTATTTCTATGGGCATTTGCTTTTATTGCTGGTTTATCAGCATCAGTAATTAGGGCAGTAACTATGTTTACCGCTGTGGCAATAGCCATGGCAACAAAAAAAGAAGTCAGCACTTACAAAACATTGTTGATTTCAATCTTTTTCTTATTGTTGTTTAATCCTTATTATCTTTTTGAGGTCGGATTCCAACTGAGTTACTTGGCCGTATTTTTTATTGTTTGGATACAACCGCAATTGTATAATCTTTGGCAACCAAAATATAAGGTTGTTGATTATCCGTGGCAATTATTTACGGTTTCCGTGGCCGCTCAATTGGGTGTTTTACCTTTGAGTTTGTATTATTTTCATCAATTTCCAGGATTGTTCTTTGTGGCTAACCTTTTGATTATTCCATTTTTGGGGCTCATTTTAGGATTGGGCATATTGGTAATTATACTTTCTCTTTTTGATATATTACCAAGTTTTTTAGCCTCTATTTATGAATATATTATTAACCTATTAAACACTACTGTAGGTTGGATTGGCAAACAAGAATCTTTTCTTTTTAAAGATATTTCTTTTACAATTATCTCAGCTGTATTGAGCTATTTTGTAATTATTATCTTTTTTAAATGGTTTGAAACTAAAAAACAACCACTATTAAAATATGTATTGATAGCTGTTATTCTGTTTCAATCAAATTTAATTTTAGAAAAATACAAAACCAAAACCTCTTCTGAATTTATCGTTTTTAATAAACCGAGACATTCTGTACTCGCAAAAAGGATAGGCGATAACATTACCATCAATCATAATTTGGACAGCATTTCAACTAATAATGCAATAAAAGATTATTTTATAGGTACAAATTCCAACATTAACTCAATAAAAAACACAATAGGAAATGTACATCAAATCAATTCGCAAAAGTTATTAGTTATAGATAGTTTAGGTATTTACGAAGGACTTGATTTTAAACCTGAGATTATTTGGTTAAGAAACTCTCCAAAAATTAATTTACAACGGTTAATTGACCAAATCAAACCTAAAAAAATTGTTGCCGACGCATCCAATTACAAAAGCCATATAACACATTGGCAAAAAACTAGTAAAAACAACAATATTAGCTTCCATTACACCGTTAAAGATGGTGCATTTATAGAAGAATTATAG
- a CDS encoding sugar phosphate nucleotidyltransferase yields the protein MKIIVPMAGIGSRLRPHTLTIPKPLTLIAGKPIVQRLVEDIATVLKQDVEEIAFIIGSTFPGDTENKLLAIAKDLGAKGVVTVQETALGTAHAIQCAKESLEGPCVVAFADTLFKADFTLNADADGAIWVKKVENPSAYGVIKIQDGIITDFVEKPETYVSDLAIIGIYYFKKGEILRDEIQYLLDNNIKEHGEYQLTNALENMKQKGMKFVPGQVDEWMDCGNKEITVETNGRVLKFAQQDGQNLVSESVVLENSEIIQPCYIGDNVKLINAKIGPNVSLGTSSVVENSTISNSLIQTNTSIKNATLENAMIGNNVEYNGNFTSISIGDYSNLV from the coding sequence ATGAAGATTATAGTCCCCATGGCAGGTATAGGTTCTCGTTTGAGACCTCATACGTTAACTATTCCCAAACCATTAACATTAATAGCAGGAAAACCCATCGTGCAGAGACTAGTAGAAGATATTGCTACAGTTTTAAAACAAGATGTCGAAGAAATCGCTTTTATTATTGGTTCCACTTTTCCTGGTGATACCGAAAATAAACTATTAGCCATTGCCAAAGATTTAGGTGCAAAAGGCGTGGTTACAGTTCAAGAAACCGCTCTGGGTACGGCTCATGCCATACAATGTGCAAAAGAATCTTTAGAAGGGCCTTGCGTGGTCGCTTTTGCAGATACACTTTTTAAAGCTGATTTTACGTTGAATGCCGATGCCGATGGTGCAATTTGGGTCAAAAAGGTTGAAAACCCGAGTGCATATGGGGTTATAAAAATACAAGATGGAATTATTACCGATTTTGTTGAAAAGCCTGAGACCTATGTATCTGATTTGGCAATTATCGGAATTTATTACTTTAAGAAAGGAGAAATATTACGTGACGAAATTCAGTATTTATTAGATAATAACATTAAAGAACATGGAGAATATCAATTGACCAATGCTCTAGAAAACATGAAGCAAAAAGGTATGAAATTTGTTCCTGGTCAAGTAGATGAGTGGATGGATTGTGGTAATAAAGAAATTACCGTAGAAACCAATGGTAGAGTACTAAAATTTGCACAACAAGATGGGCAAAATTTGGTGTCAGAATCTGTTGTGTTGGAAAACTCAGAAATCATTCAACCATGTTATATTGGCGATAATGTCAAGTTAATTAATGCTAAAATAGGGCCAAATGTATCTCTTGGCACAAGTAGTGTTGTAGAAAACTCGACAATTAGTAATTCTTTAATCCAGACCAATACCTCAATTAAAAATGCAACGCTAGAAAATGCCATGATAGGCAATAACGTTGAATATAATGGTAATTTTACCTCAATTAGCATAGGAGATTATTCTAATTTGGTTTAA
- a CDS encoding tetratricopeptide repeat protein: MSFSFIGFAQTDSLAQVFLAKKNVEELKKEQNNLDFEKHFFEALQQKAIGNFDKAIMALEKCQDIKKDDKALNFEFGKNYFELEKYTEAEAFTIKALKKDANNLFIQLLLRDIYNRQNNYKAALEIQKKIAEKHDNSELDLVILYIKNNQIEEAKKMLIALEKKGTLDENLLPFKESILSGSISTPNKASTDKSIEKQSIDELKITYKSEKSFRVLKQLLIKLNNKKKYLELEKESGDGLELFPAQPFVYLMSATALNNTKKYDQALLKLQIGLDFIVDDANLEADFYDQIGLSYKGLKNNVEASKNYNKATALRQKKS; encoded by the coding sequence ATGAGTTTTTCTTTTATTGGGTTTGCTCAGACTGATTCATTGGCTCAAGTTTTTTTAGCCAAAAAAAATGTAGAAGAACTTAAAAAAGAACAAAATAATCTTGATTTTGAAAAACACTTTTTTGAAGCCTTACAACAAAAAGCTATCGGTAATTTTGATAAAGCTATTATGGCATTAGAAAAATGTCAAGATATTAAAAAAGATGATAAAGCCCTAAATTTTGAGTTTGGTAAAAATTATTTTGAACTTGAAAAATATACTGAAGCTGAAGCGTTTACGATAAAAGCTTTAAAAAAAGATGCCAATAATTTATTTATACAACTATTACTGAGAGACATTTACAACAGGCAAAATAATTATAAAGCCGCTTTAGAAATTCAAAAGAAAATTGCAGAAAAGCATGACAATTCTGAGTTAGATTTGGTTATTCTTTATATTAAAAACAATCAAATTGAAGAGGCCAAAAAAATGTTGATAGCTTTGGAAAAAAAAGGAACTTTAGATGAAAATTTACTTCCTTTTAAAGAATCTATTCTAAGTGGTAGTATTTCAACACCTAACAAAGCGTCTACAGATAAATCTATTGAAAAGCAATCTATAGATGAGTTAAAGATAACTTATAAATCAGAAAAATCGTTCCGTGTTTTAAAACAGCTGTTAATTAAGCTAAATAATAAAAAGAAATACTTAGAACTGGAAAAAGAAAGTGGAGATGGATTAGAACTTTTCCCTGCTCAACCCTTCGTTTATTTAATGAGTGCTACCGCTTTAAATAATACAAAAAAATATGATCAGGCTCTACTAAAGTTACAAATTGGTTTAGATTTTATAGTTGACGACGCCAATCTTGAGGCTGATTTTTATGACCAAATAGGACTAAGCTACAAAGGGTTAAAAAACAATGTTGAAGCTTCCAAAAATTACAACAAAGCCACGGCCTTAAGACAAAAAAAATCATAA
- a CDS encoding DUF4292 domain-containing protein: MFKKTFFIVVIMFSVLACKTTKVTSTSENMGLSSKKVIKNHYTNSFDKKTINAKLKIKYKGKSSLPSVTGSLRLQKDETIWISLTKLGFPIGKVLITPNKVSFYEKINRTYFDGDFALLSNFLGTELNFQKVQDLLLGQSLLDLKKESFELSVQEKNYLLKPKVGNPLFDILFLINPINFKINSQQLNQKDENNTLVINYDNYETIEDEFFPREILIIASDEKNTSTIDVDYKSVEFNKTVSFPFKIPKNYEKIELK; the protein is encoded by the coding sequence ATGTTTAAAAAAACTTTTTTTATAGTGGTGATTATGTTTTCTGTTTTGGCTTGCAAAACAACTAAAGTTACAAGTACATCCGAAAATATGGGTTTGTCATCTAAAAAAGTAATAAAGAATCATTACACTAATTCTTTTGATAAAAAAACAATTAACGCCAAGTTAAAAATCAAATACAAAGGAAAAAGTAGTTTACCTAGTGTTACTGGCTCATTAAGGCTTCAAAAAGATGAAACGATTTGGATTAGCTTAACCAAACTAGGTTTTCCGATAGGTAAAGTATTAATCACCCCGAATAAAGTTAGTTTTTACGAAAAAATAAATAGAACCTATTTTGATGGAGATTTTGCCTTATTAAGTAATTTCTTAGGGACAGAGTTAAACTTTCAAAAAGTACAAGATTTACTACTTGGTCAGAGTTTATTAGATTTAAAAAAAGAATCTTTTGAATTATCTGTTCAAGAAAAAAATTACCTGCTAAAACCAAAAGTTGGTAATCCCTTATTTGACATTTTATTTTTGATAAATCCTATTAATTTTAAGATCAACAGTCAACAGTTAAATCAAAAAGACGAAAATAATACCTTAGTTATCAATTATGATAATTATGAAACTATTGAAGATGAGTTTTTTCCGAGAGAGATCCTTATCATAGCCTCAGATGAAAAAAATACCTCAACTATAGATGTTGATTACAAATCTGTTGAATTTAATAAAACAGTTAGTTTTCCCTTTAAAATTCCAAAAAATTACGAAAAAATAGAATTAAAATAA
- a CDS encoding murein hydrolase activator EnvC family protein — protein MNSRVVFFITISLFFSLSCLGQSKSQLEKKRKQIQKEIREAQNLLIKSKKEAETLLSELDDLNKIISIRSRLIRTIDEEAEVLSEAIAKNEKEINALEKNLNALKKEYANMVVSSYKSRNKQSRLLFLLSSESFAQAYKRLQYIKQYANYRKEQGEQIQVSANELSVLTDSLRDREDEKRLLIALHTKQKDSIDREKNSQVKLVGKVKAKERKYISQIKKKQAEERKIDRQIDKLIAAAIAKSKKGTGKKASSVFHLTPEEKNLAGNFAANKGKLYWPVKKGLVVRKFGTQPHPTLAGITMQSSGIHIATEKGAKARAIFKGKVMSIQLQAGRKKLVLIQHGNYITAYKNLDDVMVKLGDTVSTGDEIGTIHTDAVNGKTVLIFSLFKETKKLNPQPWIGKIT, from the coding sequence ATGAACTCAAGAGTTGTCTTTTTTATTACTATCTCCTTATTCTTTTCTTTGTCTTGTTTAGGGCAATCTAAATCGCAATTAGAAAAAAAGAGAAAACAGATTCAAAAAGAAATAAGAGAAGCCCAAAACTTGTTGATTAAATCTAAAAAAGAAGCGGAAACCTTGCTTTCTGAACTCGACGATTTGAATAAAATAATCAGCATCCGCTCTCGCTTAATCAGAACCATTGACGAAGAGGCTGAAGTGCTTTCTGAAGCTATTGCAAAAAACGAAAAAGAGATTAACGCATTAGAGAAAAATCTGAACGCTTTAAAAAAAGAGTACGCAAATATGGTGGTAAGCTCTTACAAAAGTAGAAACAAGCAAAGCAGATTACTATTTTTATTGTCTTCAGAAAGTTTTGCACAGGCCTACAAGCGTTTGCAGTACATAAAACAATATGCCAATTACAGAAAAGAGCAAGGAGAACAAATTCAGGTTTCAGCCAATGAACTCAGTGTTTTAACAGATTCCTTACGAGATAGAGAAGATGAAAAAAGATTGCTTATTGCGTTACATACCAAACAAAAAGACAGTATTGACCGCGAAAAGAACTCACAGGTAAAACTTGTGGGCAAAGTAAAGGCTAAAGAAAGAAAGTATATATCACAAATAAAAAAGAAACAGGCCGAAGAACGTAAAATAGACCGACAAATAGACAAGCTTATTGCTGCTGCTATTGCAAAATCTAAAAAAGGAACTGGCAAAAAGGCTTCATCTGTTTTTCACTTAACACCTGAAGAGAAAAACCTAGCAGGTAATTTTGCGGCCAATAAAGGTAAGTTATACTGGCCTGTTAAAAAAGGACTAGTAGTACGGAAATTTGGAACACAGCCCCACCCAACATTAGCAGGAATAACAATGCAAAGTAGCGGTATTCATATTGCTACTGAAAAAGGAGCTAAGGCTAGAGCTATTTTTAAAGGAAAAGTGATGTCTATTCAATTGCAGGCAGGTAGAAAAAAGCTCGTATTGATTCAACATGGAAATTACATCACTGCCTATAAAAACTTAGATGATGTTATGGTTAAATTGGGCGATACCGTAAGCACGGGTGATGAAATAGGAACCATTCATACCGATGCAGTTAACGGCAAAACAGTACTAATATTTAGTTTGTTTAAAGAGACTAAAAAGCTAAACCCTCAACCTTGGATTGGTAAAATAACCTAA